A genomic window from Nocardioides sp. BP30 includes:
- the rplX gene encoding 50S ribosomal protein L24 produces MGKGLNIKKGDTVKVIAGKDKGAEGKVIAVLIEDERVIVEGVNRIKKHTKVQDQGGRAGTTGGIVTTEAPIHVSNVMLLEDGKPVRVGFKRETVTKRRPDGSTYAGERSVRISRKTGKEI; encoded by the coding sequence ATGGGTAAGGGCCTGAACATCAAGAAGGGCGACACCGTCAAGGTGATCGCCGGCAAGGACAAGGGCGCCGAGGGCAAGGTCATCGCCGTGCTCATCGAGGACGAGCGCGTCATCGTCGAGGGCGTCAACCGCATCAAGAAGCACACCAAGGTCCAGGACCAGGGCGGCCGCGCCGGTACCACCGGCGGCATCGTGACCACCGAGGCCCCGATCCACGTGTCCAACGTGATGCTGCTCGAGGACGGCAAGCCGGTCCGCGTGGGCTTCAAGCGCGAGACCGTGACCAAGCGCCGCCCCGACGGCTCGACCTACGCCGGCGAGCGCAGCGTCCGCATCTCCCGCAAGACCGGGAAGGAGATCTGA
- the rplE gene encoding 50S ribosomal protein L5 encodes MTETTTERPASSAPTTPRLKTKYREEIAPALREQFDIANVMQVPGLTKIVVNMGVGEAARDSKLIEGAVKDLTAITGQKPLVNRAKKSIAQFKLREGMPIGAHVTLRGDRMWEFLDRLLSLALPRIRDFRGLNGNQFDGRGNYTFGLTEQVMFHEIDQDRIDRTRGMDITLVTTATNDDQGRALLKALGFPFKEN; translated from the coding sequence ATGACCGAGACCACCACCGAGCGTCCGGCTTCGTCGGCTCCGACGACCCCGCGCCTCAAGACCAAGTACCGCGAGGAGATCGCTCCCGCCCTGCGCGAGCAGTTCGACATCGCGAACGTCATGCAGGTCCCCGGCCTGACCAAGATCGTGGTCAACATGGGTGTGGGCGAGGCCGCCCGCGACTCCAAGCTGATCGAGGGTGCGGTCAAGGACCTGACCGCCATCACCGGCCAGAAGCCGCTGGTGAACCGGGCCAAGAAGTCGATCGCCCAGTTCAAGCTGCGTGAGGGCATGCCGATCGGCGCGCACGTCACGCTGCGTGGCGACCGCATGTGGGAGTTCCTGGACCGCCTGCTCTCGCTGGCCCTGCCGCGCATCCGCGACTTCCGCGGCCTCAACGGCAACCAGTTCGACGGCCGTGGCAACTACACCTTCGGTCTGACCGAGCAGGTCATGTTCCACGAGATCGACCAGGACCGGATCGACCGCACGCGAGGCATGGACATCACCCTCGTGACGACGGCCACCAACGACGACCAGGGTCGCGCGCTCCTCAAGGCGCTCGGCTTCCCGTTCAAGGAGAACTGA
- a CDS encoding type Z 30S ribosomal protein S14, with the protein MAKTALKVKAARKPKFAVRGYTRCQRCGRPKAVFRKFGLCRICLREMAHRGELPGVTKSSW; encoded by the coding sequence ATGGCGAAGACCGCGCTCAAGGTCAAGGCCGCGCGCAAGCCGAAGTTCGCTGTCCGCGGCTACACCCGCTGCCAGCGCTGCGGCCGCCCGAAGGCTGTGTTCCGCAAGTTCGGCCTGTGCCGTATCTGCCTGCGCGAGATGGCCCACCGCGGCGAGCTCCCCGGCGTGACCAAGTCCTCCTGGTGA
- the rpsH gene encoding 30S ribosomal protein S8, whose protein sequence is MTMTDPIADMLTRLRNANQAYHDAVSMPYSKLKQGVADILKQEGYITSYDVVEPTEGEVGKTLTITLKYGRNRERSIAGVRRISKPGLRVYAKHTGLPKVLGGLGVAIISTSQGLLTDRQANQKGVGGEVLAYVW, encoded by the coding sequence ATGACGATGACTGACCCGATCGCAGACATGCTGACTCGTCTGCGCAACGCCAACCAGGCGTACCACGACGCGGTGTCCATGCCGTACAGCAAGCTCAAGCAGGGCGTTGCTGACATCCTCAAGCAGGAGGGCTACATCACGTCCTACGACGTGGTCGAGCCCACCGAGGGCGAGGTCGGCAAGACGCTGACGATCACCCTGAAGTACGGCCGCAACCGTGAGCGCTCGATCGCCGGCGTCCGCCGCATCAGCAAGCCCGGTCTGCGCGTCTACGCCAAGCACACCGGCCTGCCGAAGGTGCTGGGCGGCCTGGGCGTCGCGATCATCTCGACGAGCCAGGGTCTGCTGACCGACCGCCAGGCGAACCAGAAGGGCGTGGGTGGGGAAGTCCTCGCCTACGTCTGGTGA